One part of the uncultured Bacteroides sp. genome encodes these proteins:
- a CDS encoding VapE domain-containing protein, whose protein sequence is MSKISSPKVYFKNLPEWDGTDHLTAFINRVQTTNQALWTETLTKWLCNVVRSELYGTQDKTIIPLIYGEQSSGKTTFIRSILSPQLEEYYSEKLIGTYNEEIKPLLGPIMLHSICKECHIDYDAIFYKDLYKKKKTGNRVPSLIYTTHMRQEECCEPFVYFEATKHIDNESPVNYEQLYAQIMQKLGEE, encoded by the coding sequence ATGAGCAAAATTAGTTCACCAAAAGTTTATTTCAAGAACCTTCCTGAATGGGACGGTACAGATCACCTTACAGCCTTTATTAACCGCGTGCAAACCACCAATCAGGCATTGTGGACCGAAACCCTAACCAAGTGGCTGTGCAATGTCGTAAGATCAGAACTATACGGCACACAGGACAAGACCATCATTCCACTTATTTATGGCGAGCAATCCTCTGGAAAGACAACGTTTATCCGTAGCATCCTCTCACCCCAGCTTGAAGAATACTACTCAGAGAAACTAATCGGCACGTACAACGAAGAAATCAAACCGCTTCTCGGGCCTATAATGCTTCACAGCATCTGCAAAGAGTGCCACATTGATTACGATGCCATCTTTTACAAAGATTTATATAAAAAGAAAAAAACAGGCAACCGTGTGCCCTCTTTAATTTACACCACCCACATGCGCCAAGAGGAATGTTGCGAACCTTTCGTTTATTTCGAAGCAACAAAACATATAGACAACGAAAGCCCGGTAAACTATGAACAGCTCTATGCACAGATTATGCAGAAGCTGGGAGAGGAATAA